From Triticum aestivum cultivar Chinese Spring chromosome 7B, IWGSC CS RefSeq v2.1, whole genome shotgun sequence:
AGCATCGGCCATGCCAGGATCGGCACGCCGTGCGTGGCCGACTCTGTCACCGAGTTCCACCCGGAGTGGCTTATGAACAGCCCCACCGCCGGGTGCCTCAGGACCGCCTCCTGGTCCACCCACTCCTTGGTCACGAGGCCGCGCCCCTGCACGCGCCCCAAGAACCCATTGCCCACCACGTCGCCCAGCTCTGCCGTGTCCTGCCGATCCACCACCGTGGTCTTCACCACCCACAGGAACCGGCAGCCGCTGGCCTCCAGCCCGGCGCCGATCTCACGGATCTGTTCCAGCGCTGCCGCTATACGGCTGCCGAAGGCGACGTAGACCACCGACCGCGCTGGCTGCTCCCCGAGCCATCCAATAATAGGCGAGGCGCCATGTACCGGCTCTACCACCTTATCGCCTCTCGCCGCCGTGGTCGTGGACATGAGATTGAGGAGGCCGACTGCGTATACCGGAGGGAACCCGGGAACAACCTTGCCGCCTCGCAGGGCAGCCAGCACCTCCGGCTCCAAAGCGTCGAACGTGTTGACGAGAAGGCCGTCTGCTCTGGCGATCTCGCGGCCGTTGTCAATGAACTGCTTGGTGAAGAGGCTGTCGGGGTCGCGCAGCAACTGCGGGGGGTAATCCACCGGGACGCGTCCAATGCCGGGCACGTCGACGTCGCCGACGAGGTGGTCCGCGTTGGCGCTGTCGAGGTAGGCGGGGAAGTAGGCGAGGAAGGACAGCATGGTTGTGCAGGAGATGAAGAGTATGTGGCATGGAATCTGCAGCTCGTTCTTGGCCACGGGGATGACGTGGGAAGCCAGGGTGACATCCGTGACGATGGCTGACGCGCGCGGCGCGGCGCCGGCGATGAGTGGGCCGAGGAGATGGGCTGAGC
This genomic window contains:
- the LOC123160671 gene encoding UDP-glycosyltransferase CGT isoform X3; this translates as MPVAAVPSSGEQVRGAPAPHLVFVPSAGMGHIQPFCRFITALANMGVEISVVTALPTVTEAEADHFAGLFAAFPAIRRIDFNLLPLDDATVAETDPFFLRWEALRRSAHLLGPLIAGAAPRASAIVTDVTLASHVIPVAKNELQIPCHILFISCTTMLSFLAYFPAYLDSANADHLVGDVDVPGIGRVPVDYPPQLLRDPDSLFTKQFIDNGREIARADGLLVNTFDALEPEVLAALRGGKVVPGFPPVYAVGLLNLMSTTTAARGDKVVEPVHGASPIIGWLGEQPARSVVYVAFGSRIAAALEQIREIGAGLEASGCRFLWVVKTTVVDRQDTAELGDVVGNGFLGRVQGRGLVTKEWVDQEAVLRHPAVGLFISHSGWNSVTESATHGVPILAWPMLGDQRLIATVVRSGGFGLWMEHWTWEKEESIVTGAEIAEKVKEVMGDEAISARVAEVREEAIKAVAPGGSTHRSIQQFLSTLN